The nucleotide sequence TCCAGTCACATAGCAGGGATAATCATTTTCAAAGATGTCGCCAGCTGGAGGAATACAGGCAGGCTTGACCTTGTCATTCAAGATTGCAGGTTTGGAGAGCTTGATCAAAGCAATGTCATTCCTAAAATGAGAATGTTTCAGGGAGTTGTTAGGCAATCAGACTTGTTTTGTGAAGGCATTTGCtggatttaaagaaagaaagacttgcatagcATCTTTCAaaacccaggatgtcccaaagcactccacagccaattaagtattgatagtgcagcactccctcagtactgcactggagtgttgcctagattttgtgttcatagACTCTagatgtgggacttgaacctacaaccttcaagAACTTCATAAACAAagagggctaccaactgagccacagatgaCACCATCTAAATAATGGTTAAATACAGCTAGTACATATTTTGCTACTCTGCTTGTATGCTATAGAGCAGAGGTCTGTGAGTCTGCAGGGTGGTGGGTTgaaggtgtggaggagggtccaAGTGACTGGCAAGGGCTGAGGTCCCTCAGAGAACAGGAGTCTCAGGGAGCGATCGATTGTAGTCAGGAAGGGCAGGCTACAGCTGAGGCAGCTGTGGGGTCAATGGGGTCAGGCAGCTTGGAAGTCTATGAAGGAAAGAGGCTTATAGTCAACTGTTGAAATTATTCAGGACTCGTTATCTATTCTTCTGTGTTTCCTGGGCTTGCTGTGCATATTGAAGCAGAGAACAGTAATGGGGCTTTTTTCCTATTATCTGATTAGGAAAGGGGACTGATCTTTTCCCCCCTAATATATGATTGGTTCAACGTTTCTACTATGAAACGTAATCAATCAGAAATCAGTCTACAGTCAAACAGACATTATAAACACAAAAAAAATAGATAGATATGCAGAAAAACTGGATCACAGCCACACTATCTTCCACAGAATATTTAACCATCACTTTCCATACCCATCTCTGTAATCTTCAATCCAATCCTAGTCAAATATTTttctgaaagtttttttttgaaagaattaATCAAAACTGCCCAGTCTGTGGCACATATGAAAAGTATCTCTAGTTTAATGTCAAAAATAAAGTATCAGAGAATTTAACTTATTCTGACTTTGTATAACTGGGGAAACCATATTTGGAATATTAGGGCAGATTTCCCACATATTGGGAAATTGACAACCTTAGCCTGCAATTTTCTATCCAAATCTCTGCTATTGGGGGAAATTTTGGCCATCCTATTTTCAAAAAGGGGAAAGAGTTCAGAGACATGCAGCAAGGATGATTCCTGCACTCAAGTGGGGCTCTACATTATAAAAGAAAGACTGAACTGAACTtactttcattggaacagagaaagggACAACATGGTCTAGGAGACGTGGGTGATGCAGCTGCAAAAGGGCTGCTTAACTTAAACTGTAAGTGTGGAACTAAATGGAGTGAGTATAAAATTAACAAGTTTCAAGTGAAACAAGGGAGGAGAAAAAACTATTTTTCCCTCATGGTGTAGTGAATGTGTGGAACTAACTCCCAGTAACAGTGGTTAATGCTGTCAATTATGTGGACAGATATCTGGTTAGGATATGACTAACATTTACAGTAATGAGTATGGACAGAGTTATTTAAACACCCCATGGAATGGAATGCCCCCATTGTTGCTGTGACTCAATGACTTTCAGATATAAGGGGTGATTCCACGATCTGATGCCTGCTGGGGGAATGCATCTCAGGAAGTTGCCGTACCCAATGGGCAGATGGAAAGCATAAGTTGGGTGCACTCCCTCTGAGTGAGTCATGGAATCACCCCTACAACTGCAAGTCGGTTAGACAGTTCTATGCAGACAGACTGAAAGAACAAGTTCAGCACCTTACCCACAGGACAAGCAGCTAGGGTTCCACTGAGGGTGAACGAAGATCTTGGCAGCGGCTATAGTCTCTTCCGAACCATCAACCACATCCCTGTCATACTCCCCGAGCACCACACGGTAGGACCGACCCGAGCTTTGAAGATGAGATGTAATATTAACGTAATGTAGAGCAGCTCGGTGATAAAGATATAGAGGTACATTTTCATCTGTAGATCTCTTGGTTTCGAGCATCAGGAATCGGGGGGGTTGGGAGGGAATTTCATGGCTGAGTTACCAATATGTACTTCCTAGCATGAAAAGCTCTGCACTAGGACTGTGAAAGACAAAAATACCCACTTAAGATTAGGAACTGATGTTGCTGAAAATGGTTGCCAAACACTTTGTATGATATTTTTCTGTCTGCAGTTTTAACAGAAACATTAACCTGGGTGAAGGTCTCtggtaaaatagtggacagaagaATGTCACACAAACGTCTTCAGCGGCCTAAGTTGGGAACAGTAATTTGCAAAAGTTTTTTCCTCTCAGAATAGACACTCACTGGATGCAGTGCCCCGCCGTCACTACCCACTCACTGTCGATGAGGCTTCCTCCACAGGTGTGGGAATAATATGTTCCTCGACTCACTTCCAAGGAAATCTACCAACAAGGACAGAGAAGATTaatcttgagagagagagacagcatacCCACAGAAGTCAGTCTCCATTATACACAGTCATCTATTGGATGCCCAATTCCATTGTCAGCAGCCAGATCTGTCCAAGGACAGATGCTCAAACAGTGTGGCAAGCTCTGTTCGGTCCCTGCCATCTCCTGTTTCCTCCCCACATCCTAATGCGGTGCTTGGAAGGATTAAAGGTTGAGTGAACTATATCAGGATTCAAACCCAAGGCCTCCTGGAACTGAGCCTGGTGCTTAACCGACTGAGTTTCCCACAAGTGAGCTTCAATCTCActaaaaataaacagattatctggtcattatctcattgctgtttgtgggaccttgctgtatgcaaattagctACAATAgaacagtaactatacttcaaaagtagttcttcggctataaagcgctttgggacatcctgaggccggaAAAGGCCctctttaaatgcaagtctttctttctttaacctgAAGAGTACTTTTCTTAGATTTCCCCccaattttttctccttttctctgcttctcctttcctgaagatgctgCTCCATGCTGAGGCCCATGGGCTTCGGCAACACTTTGGTACTTTGTCCAAGGGGTCATTCTTCATGGGGAGCTTAGATAGTGAGCGTGGCAGCCTTATTAATTGTGGAGGGCATCAAGGCTGAGCCTAAACattggttgcaaagtgctttgggacatcctgaggttgtgaaaggagctatctaaatgcaattctttttttctttcttttaaacctTTGCTCATCCTAAAAaagcacacacacactttccaggagTGGTCGCTGGATAGTGACCAACAGTCGGAGCCCCAGATGATTTTTTATTCCCTCCCTGACTCAGGGGCAATAAGATTAATTGTAGCACTTCTAGTGGTGCCCCAGCTTAGATCTGCTAACCCATCAGAGATTGAAGCTGAGACCTTGTGGTCTGCGTGCCTCAATACCTTACCAAGCAATACATTTACCAGTAGCGCAAGGGGAAAGCTAAGAGTATTCTTTTCCATCAGTAACTCACCTGCCAGGGCCAGCTGAATGGTCTTGCATTGACTCCATTGACTACACGTGAATATACTGGGGGGAAGCTGGGATTTCCACAGGCATTGACTGAAAAGAAAAATATTGCATATTGGTCCCTTTAACAACTGTATCTGTAAAATGGGGCATTTTGATCCTGAAATATATTTTatctattttttatttgttcatgggatatgggcatcgctggcaaggccagcatttattgcccatccctaattgcccttgagaaggtggtggtgagccgccttcttgaaccgctgcagtccgtgtggtgaaggttctcccacagtgctgttaggtagggagttccaggattttgacccagcgacgatgaaggaacggcgatatatttccaagtcgggatggtgtgtggcttggaggggaacgtgcaggtggtgttgttcccatgtgcctgttgcccttgtccttctaggtggtagaggtcgcgggtttgggaggtgctgttgaagaagccttggcgagtgctgcagtgcatcctgcagatggcacacactgcagccatggtgggccggtggtgaagggagtgaatgtttagggtggtggatggggtgtcaatcaagcgggctgctttgtcctggatggtgtcgagcctcttgagtgttgttggagctgctgtcatccaggcaagtggagagtattccatcacactcctgacttgtgccttgtagatggtggaaaggctttgggaagtcaggaggtgagtcactcgccgcactatacccagcctctgacctgctcttgtagccacagtatttatgtggctggtccagttaagtttctggtcaatggtgactcccacgatgttgatggtgggggatttggcgatggtaatgctgttgaatgtcaaggggaggtggttagactctctcttgttggagatggtcattgcctggcacttgtctggtccgaatattacttgccattattagcccaagcctggatgttgtccaggtctttgctgcatgcggacacggactgcttcattatctgatgagttgtgaatgggactgaacactgtgtaatcatcagcgaacatccctatttgatggagggaaggtcattgatgaagcagctgaacatggacagtgccctgaagaactcctgcagcaatgtcctggggctgagatgattgcctccaacaaccactaccatcctcctttgtgctaggtatgactccagccactggagagttttccccctgattcccattgacttcaattttaaattgaaatgctgccttgatgtcaagggcagtcactctcacctcacctttggaattcagctcttttgtccatattacGACATATTAAACAATTTATGACATATTAAACAGTTTAGAGATGGTAAAATTGAAGCACTACTTGAAGGTAGAGCATGACAGTAGGATAAGTAAGTGGGCATTGGTTCAATCTGGTTAAAAGGAAAAtttaggagtgatgtcaggaagaattttttcacacaaagatcgTGAAACACTTTGAACAGACCTTTGAgtagagtagtggaggtgaaaacctttGTCTCGTTCCAAGAGCCAGTTTGGTACTGTGATGGGCGGGTGGGGAAGCTGTAGATTTTTCTTTCTGAACAAATGAGCTATGATGAGGCAAATGGCCTTTCTTGTCAGTATTTACCTCGTGATCTCTTTAGCATTTGGTAAAGTGCCGAGAACACGCATTCCATGTACACTGTAATTCAAGTATGAAATCATGTGACGTTGCCCCTCGTACCACACTGAACCCTTCTATTTGTCCTTCTGACTTCACTTTCCACCCTCTTTTTGCAGTAATTTATGCTGAGGGTGGGCAATCCGCAGCTGGCGGGTGGAAGCACACCAGCCTCATAGTCTGTCGGCAGCCATGTATTTTGGATGCCTCTGTCTCTGAAAGGGGTATTTAAACTGTTGCTGTTTTGCATCTTTGCCGCCAACTGTGGATCTACTATTTACAGGAGATGGCAAATATAAACATCAGGCACCTGTTGGCATCTGTGCCATGATCAGCATTGGCATTGGATTGGCAACAGGCTGGCTGTCTACCTTCTCAGCTGATTTATAGCATAGGTTGATATACAGGAGGGCATTAAGAATGCATTAAAAAGAATGAAGGCAAAAGAAAACCCTACGTTTTACGATTTCTGCATTTCTGAAACttttggaacataggaagataggaatacGAGTAggtcatttaacccctcgagcctgatccaccattcagtgagatcatggctgacctgtgacttaactccatatacccgccttagccccgtatcccttaatacctttggttaacaaaaatctatcaatctcagatttaaaattaacaattgagatagcatcaactgccgtttgcggaagagagttccagacttctacaaacctttgtgtgtagaagtgttttctaacttcactcttgaaagtcctggctctaatctttaggctagtcctagactccccaactttTTGTATTCATCAACGTGAGTGATATTTCATACTTTCCCATTTTGGGCACCCGGTGCCAGCATTAAATACTCCCAGGTCACGTACACAACAATTTGATGCAGAACAAAGCTTCCTCTGTTCCGCTTCAATTATGTGCCTTAACCTGATGTAGCAAAGAAACAGCATTTGAAAAGAGCACCTataaccagtgtgacatttcccaaTCTCACCCTAGTTACTCTATGGCCTCTCTGAGTGTGAATGCCAATTAGAGCCAGATTTTggtcagttttgtgctgtgggcccagtCCAGGATTGGGACTGAGGAGGATTTCTGCATTTCTTTTTTAACAGATAAATTAAAATATCAGAATATTTATGCTCAATTGGGCGCAACAATGCCTTAAACATTAGGTGACTTACCACTGGCCACCAGCAGAAGGATGAGCAAGGCTTCCATTATTCTCCTTAGGCACCGATGAAATAAATGAACAGCGGGTGTTTTATATCAACTAAAACAGTACAAGGTCAATCATTACCCTTTCCAGAATATTAAAATATGTGTTAAAAATATTGATACACACATTATCATACTAAATGTTGATACCGTCCTTTCAGATGTGTGTCAAGGTTACACTATTTTTGTTTACTGTATAAAACCTTTGGACAAGGTACTTTGACTATCTCACTGAACTATTAAGCACTGAACCAGATATTAGCAGTGATAAAAATACCTGCCCAGATGGAAGAGCTTGGTAATTTTACCACATATCCTGTTCAAAATGGCCCAATGATTATCCttaaaaatagattttaaaaatagtAAATTAGTTTAAAACATGCTAACAGGGTTAATATAGTTGTAACTTTTTTTGTTGAGACCGATTTGAAATTGTGAGTGATAATGtttattctttatttttttttattccagtcctctctccttttttctccCAATTTTTTTCTTGAAGACATTGATCCTTTGCGGGGATTCAGTTCCACAGGGTCTGGCTGTCCTCTAGTACATGGCCCAAGTGGCCATCCTTTAGatctgaacctagacagtgagtgtcggctGACTTTTTGATTGTGGAGAATTCCTTGTTCTTCTGCGAATCGTGCCATAGGATCGTTTACGTTCACAGGAACAGGTAGACAGGGCCTTAATTTAACATTCAAACCAagagatgacacctctgacaatacaacaCCCCCTCAGTGCTGCAATGAACTGTCagtctacattatgtgctcaagtcctggagtggggtttgaacccacgaccttcggactcagaggcaCGAATGCTACAAATGGAACCAAAATGTTGTACAATGAAGAATTCTAAAATGAATAGCATGTGATCTGTTAGGAAACTCCGTCCAATCTTCTTCCTCTCTCCAAGGCTACGTCATGCTCAACTGTGGTAAAAATGACTCTTATCTAAAGTACACAAGGAAATCAAATAAAAGTGCAGAAAGACCTCAGTGTTCtcaaagaaagagaaaaatgtGGGATGGAAAGTAACAGGAGACATCTGTGTCAGAGTAATTTAACCCAAAACAAGTAACACCAGTGCCAATTAGTTCCATTTATCAGAATAAAATAAATTGGATTGAGAAAAGGGTATTGCCAATCATAAAGATGTTAATACTGTAAATCTATTTGATTCACATTGGGTTTGGAAAAGATCATGGTGATATTGGTAGATGAGAGGATTCCATGACTGAATTATCCATGCATGGGCTGTGGAATGAATGagcttgatgggttgaatggctttTCTCATACTCatcttatgttaaacttgcaattCACAAGTTTGAAATCTAAAACTAGAAGgtaaataatgggccagattttgacagagcagggcatctcacgatgtgccctgttagttagacttacaATTACACATTTAGGTTATAAATCTTTGCCcataaagttgctggaagtgccagctgataacggtgtggcgAGGGAGATAGGGCAtccgggaccttggtgaacaatgggacaaatGGTTTATCTCTTTAaccgatgagatttaaggattgagaaataaacagaggaaggactgagaagaagggtaaattagagtgggtgaattcaatgtcaaatcgggtacagaaagaaaaataaagattggattaagaaagggagaaaaaagagacagaaaggaaaagtaagaaaaaaaaagtaaaaatttaaaacttgacatttttaaaatctcctaaaacaattcaaaacctgaaggaatgaggctccacacgtagaattgtttactttctaggcaagagagattgattggcagtcattaataattattatgtcattaaaagggtacttatgctgttaattactaactttctgtggtgaatttaatgggcaattaacgtGCAAATCCAGCAACGTCTTGAAAATCACGGGAAGGTTAAGTGCGAGATGTCGTTTCCgcaaagctaatggcagagcggcgTAAATTGGCAAGTAACTTGTAACAATTCAcaactcacggggtatctctttcttgctacaagttgctggatgatttacacattaataatggcgtgcgtcgTTCAGacaccgttattttttcagcaaaatctggcaaaATATATCATCACCTAAAGTCCTGAAATGAAAACATtggggcctagaaatttggcagCACAGCGCCTGTTTTGTGGGTGCTAACCAGTCTAATATGCCCTATATGCCCAtctgcacccctgcctcaatacattggctgctgaaacacttttTTACCTCCATGCTTGACTATATActttcttggccggcctcccacctcccacctttcataaacttcagctcatccaaaagtctgctgcccatatcctaactcacaccaagtcccattcatccatcacccctgtggtcactaacctacattggctcccgatctggcaacgcctcatatttaaaattctcatccttgttttcaaatcactccatggcctcgcctctcactatctctgtaaactcctccagccctacaaacctccgagattgCTGcggccctccaattctggcctcgtgcatccccgatttccatcgttcCATCACTGGCGGCCAtagcttcagctgcctaggccctaagcattggagttccctctctaaacctttcctcctttctacctctctctcctcctttaaggcactccttaaaacctacctttgaccaagcttttggtcacctgtcctaatatctctttatgttgcTTGGGGTCaagttttatttgataacgctcctgtgaagcgccttgggatgttttactatgttaaaggtgttatataaacgtaagttgttgttataaaacagcatatcctccaactcattatgagcaatgccacaggagatcttctAGTAGAGGCTTGTTGGACATTCTAAAGGATTATATAAATAAGCATTTAAAGATCACAGGGAATGTAGGGCGTACTCAGCAAGGTTTTAGAAGGAATAGGTCGTACCTTACAAACctattggaattctttgaggaggcaacaaggcgACTGGATGGATGTAATTCGTTAGATGTAGTTGTGACATTTGTTACTATTTTCAGCGAGTAACAAACTTGAAAAGCTTCAAAACATGCAGTTTGTATTTTATCagcctgcagctgtcaatcataaaCATTTTCAGGTCAAGGAACTTTATATACTTAACTACAGATACAAAATGACACATATTAATACAGTagtttacttggattttcaagagACGTTTGGCAAAGTTCCTCCTGTGACTATTAGGGAaggttaaagctcatggaatagaTAACAAGTTGTCTagatggattgagaactggctatACGTGGAAATGCTCTGCTTGCTGTGAGGGGGAATCTGTTGTTCACAATAATTGTGAATGTTGTGGAACAGGGTGTCTGCACTAATATCATTCATTTGGCGATGATACAAATTTAGGTGAAAAGGTTGGACCTGAAATTCCATGGACCCTCTAAGGTGGCAGGGGGCTTCCGCTCGGTGTATCGTCCAGACTTTGCCCGTGTCCCAAATCCCAGGGGCTGGGTCATTCTTAATACTCAGGGCGGGCAGTCTGTACCAGTAGAGGCCCATCAGAGATGCCTGCCCGGCTTGAccagcagagaatcggagtcgcTCTGATGAGGGGAGCCCGAGGCCCCAATCAGGCCGCGAATTTAAAGATTCTAATGGGTTGACATTTCCCGCAGGTAAGGAAGGGtcagcattctgggatcattacCTCTACTCGTTTAATTCTTCGGAAGGCTCAGAACGGAACCCGCGCTTGCTCTCAGCAGGCGTAGGATCTGCTGGACGTAGAATGGCCTAACTTGGCAGAACTACCAGGGAAGAGTCCCCCAACTGCTGCTGGGACGTGGGAGATGGTGGGTGGAagacacccccccgccccccaccaccacaatTAGGATTTCCGGAGCAGGACAGATAGGACGGAAACCCAGCAGTTCTGGGTTCTGCTCCAAATTCTagctccattcccccttcccctgcCATGGGAGAAATGCCCAATTTACTTTGATTATCTGCACCCCCATTATCTGCACTCTTGATTTTCCGCAAGAATCTTTATGGGAGCTGTGACCTAATTTAGGGCAGACCAGTGAAAATTCAATACAATGATCGAGCTGATTGTTCAGAGGCTTTGGATCCAGGAGAAGAATATAATTGTTATCTAGAAGTCCATGCAGCTCTGATATTTAGCCTCAGGCTAGGATACTAGTGCCAACTTCGGATGTgggagcccagtgagagtcagagtttCTAGAGCAGGGGACCAATGGGACTCAGGACTTCAGGTGTGGGAGACAATGGGAGTTACAGCTTTGGGTCCAGGATACCAATAGGTGTCGCGGCTTTGGGTGTAGGAGACCAGCGAGTCAGATTGGCTGTCTGTTTTTCAAGAATGGAAAATGTGAGTCTTATCGGCACTTAATGAAGTAATTTAAATAAACCAAATCAGAATCTTAAGTCTCACGGGAGTCGGTAATATGATGGTGGGCCCCTGCCCCCTATATTATTGGTGGAGGCCTCAGTCCAACACGGTCTCAACAGTACCCAGCATGCCCCAATGCGGCCAGCCAGCAACTGTAGCATTGGGAGCCTGCATACAATTTGTGTGCAAGTTGCATGAAGGCCCAACATTTTCATTCCATAGTGGGGGTCTCACCAGTATATGACTGGATAGTCTGGAATGCTGAAGGGGAGTCTGTTTTGAACAATTGGAATCTTTCCCCTGCCAGTAGCCCTGATGCCTGATACTCAGGCCCCCGCCTCTCAGCACTCCCGATGCAGCACGAATGACATGCCGGAGGGCATCAGAAAAATATTTCAATGAGCTGATTTTGCATCTGTGGGAGAGAAGGgtctcccaaagctctccatcactggggtgtTCCTTGCgtaatgtctgggtctgttggacaCTAATTGATTGCAATGATcactcaacaactccattatcatcatATCATGCGATTAGCAGGATAGTGGAAGACAAACTAAATGGACCTTggttttttttgtctagcaattcctatgttctggAGTTGGGGGCCAAGTCATAAGTTGGAGCAGAGGggagggagtgcttgatgctgatgaaAGTGGGAAGAAGTATTCCCTTGCCCAACACTGGCACCCTTCACCTCAAGCACAAAACTCACAGCGTacggttccattcacaacccctcagatattgaagcagtccgtgcccgcgtgcagcaagacatggacaacatccaggcttggcctgataagtggcaagtaacattcgtgccaaacaagtgccaggcaatgaccatttccaacaagagagagtctaaccaactccccttaacattcaacggcgttactatcgccgaattccccaccatcaacatcctgggggtcaccattgaccagaaacttaactggaccagctacataaatgctgtggctacaaaagcaggtcagaggctgggtattctgcggcgagtgactcacctcctgactccccaaagcctttccaccatctacaaggcacaagtcaggagtgtgatggaatactctccacttgcctggatgagtgcagctccaacaacagtcaagaagctcgacaccatccaggacaaagcagcccgcttgattggcaccccatccaccgccctaaacattcactccctccaccattggcacaccgtggctacagtgtgtactatctacaggatgcactgcagcaactcgccaaggcttcttcgacagcacctccgaaacccgcgacctctaccacctagaaggacaagggcagcaggcacatgggaacaacaccacctgcacgttcccctccaagtcacacaccatcccgacttggaaatatatcgctgttccttcatcgtcactgggtcaaaatcctggaactccctacctaacagcactgtgggagaaccttcaccacgcggactgcagcggttcaagaaggcggctcaccaccaccttctcaagggcaattagagatgggcaataaatgctggccttgccagcgatgcccatatcccatgatcgaataataaaaaaattcactcaaaaacatttttaaaaaaaataaaaatgcaaattaaGCAGAGGATCTTTAAGCTGTTGACCTTTGTAACATCGTTAGTGATTTGTCAGTAAGTTTTTTATGCTTATCAAAATGAGGGATGCTGATGATGGCAAATGGATCATTTTCCATTCCTTGCCCAGTATGAGGCTCTCACATATTTTGGTTATATTACTGGGT is from Heptranchias perlo isolate sHepPer1 chromosome 32, sHepPer1.hap1, whole genome shotgun sequence and encodes:
- the LOC137301181 gene encoding proproteinase E-like; translation: MEALLILLLVASVNACGNPSFPPVYSRVVNGVNARPFSWPWQISLEVSRGTYYSHTCGGSLIDSEWVVTAGHCIHSGRSYRVVLGEYDRDVVDGSEETIAAAKIFVHPQWNPSCLSCGNDIALIKLSKPAILNDKVKPACIPPAGDIFENDYPCYVTGWGRLYTGGPLAMKLQQALLPVVDHQTCSQSDWWGNSVRTTMVCAGGYEMSGCNGDSGGPLNCQGANGLWYVYGVVSFGSSRGCNTLHKPTVFTRVSAFNSWIDSTMASN